The following coding sequences are from one Pyxidicoccus xibeiensis window:
- a CDS encoding response regulator — protein MRRHKVMVVEDDDEIREVLIEILEEHGCEVVGAANGALALAYLKSATVLPCLILLDLMMPVMDGQTFREAQVQDPVLANIPIIVVSAYRDVQANAEKLRAASYIKKPPRIEELVSAVEQHC, from the coding sequence ATGAGGCGGCACAAGGTGATGGTCGTCGAGGATGACGACGAGATTCGCGAGGTCCTCATCGAAATCCTGGAGGAGCACGGCTGTGAAGTCGTCGGCGCGGCCAATGGCGCGCTGGCCCTGGCCTACCTCAAGAGCGCGACCGTGCTGCCCTGCCTCATCCTGCTGGACCTGATGATGCCCGTCATGGACGGGCAGACCTTCCGGGAGGCCCAGGTCCAGGACCCGGTGCTCGCCAACATCCCCATCATCGTCGTGTCCGCGTACCGGGACGTGCAGGCCAACGCGGAGAAGCTCCGGGCGGCGTCGTACATCAAGAAGCCGCCCAGGATCGAGGAGCTGGTCTCGGCCGTCGAGCAGCACTGCTAG